Below is a window of Polyangiaceae bacterium DNA.
CTCTCCGCGATCCGCCGCGAGCTCGGCGACGGCGACGAAGGCGGCGACGGCGAGCGTCTGAGGAAGAAGCTCGGGGAGGCCGAGCTGCCGGAGGAGGTCGCCAAGGTGACCGAGCGCGAGCTCCGCCGTCTGGAGGCCCAGGGCGGGCAGGGGCCGGAGGCCAACGTCATCCGCACCTACCTGGAATGGCTTGCAGACCTGCCGTGGAGCAGGCGCGCGGAGACGACGAACGATCTGGGTCGGATTTCGGCCCAGCTCGACGAGGACCATTTCGGCCTCGACGACGTCAAGAAGCGGATCCTCGAGCACATGGCGGTACACAAGCTCTCCGGCAACCCGCGCGGCACCATCCTGTGTCTGGTCGGCCCTCCGGGGGTCGGCAAGACCTCGCTCGGCCAGAGCATCGCCGACGCCACCGGACGCCCCTTCGTTCGCATCGCCCTGGGTGGCGCTCGGGACGAGGCGGAGATCCGCGGGCACCGCCGCACCTACGTGGGCGCGCTCCCGGGCCGCATCGTGCACGCCCTGCGCAAGGCGGGGAAGAAGAACCCGGTGATCCTGCTGGACGAGATCGACAAGCTCTTCTCCGGCTGGGCGGGGTCGCCGGAAGCCGCGTTGCTCGAGGTGCTCGATCCGGAGCAGAACAAGACCTTCACCGATCACTACCTGGAGGTGCCGTTCGACCTCTCCGAGGTGCTCTTCGTGTGTACGGCCAACACCCTCGACACGCTCTCCGCGCCGCTCCGCGACCGGCTGGAGATCGTCGAGCTCTCCGGCTACACCGACCCGGAGAAGCTGGGCATCGCCAAGAAGCACCTGATCCCGAAGCGCATGCGGGAGGTCGGCCTGGGCGACGACGCACTGATCCTGACCGACGGCGCGATCGGCGCCATCGCCGCCGATTTCACCCGCGAGGCGGGCGTGCGCCAGCTCGACCGGGAGCTCACCAGGCTCCTGCGCTCGGTCGCGCTCGACGTGGCGCGGGCCACGGACTCGGCGCCGCTTCGCGTGCGCGTCGAAGCGGCCGACGTGGGGCGCTACCTGGGCAAGCCGCGCTTCTCCAACGACGTGGCCGAGCGCACCGCGGTCCCCGGAGTGGCGACGGGCCTGGCCTGGACGCCCGTCGGCGGTGACATCCTCTTCATCGAGACCTCGCGCATGCCCGGCAAGGGCCGGCTGGAGATCACCGGCAAGCTGGGCGACGTGATGAAGGAGTCGGCGCGCGCCGCGCTGACCTACCTTCGGAGCCACGCCTCGGAGCTCGAGCTGGACGTCTCCGGCCTGGACGAGAGCGATCTCCACCTGCACGTGCCCGCGGGCGCGGTGCCGAAGGACGGCCCGAGCGCGGGGATCACCATCTTCACGGCCCTCGCCTCGCTGCTGTCCGGACGCAGCGTGCGCGCCGACACCGCCATGACCGGCGAGGTCACGCTGCGCGGTCGCGTGCTGCCCGTCGGCGGCATCAAGGCCAAGGTGCTCGCTGCGCACCGCGCGGGCATTCGCCGGGTCATCTTGCCGGAGAAGAACCGGCGCGACTACGAGGAGGTCCCCGCTGAAGCTCAGGCCGCGCTCGAGGTCGTGTTCGTGACCGACATGCGCGACGCGCTGGCCGCGGCGCTCGACGCCGGGCCCGCCCGTGTGTTGCTGGACCCGGGGTCTGCGACGACGAGTCTCAGCCGAGCGTCCTGAGCTTCGGGCCTCAGCCGATGCGCAAGATCATCAGCGCCGTGGCCACGTAGGCCATGGCCTCGATGGCGCCCATTCCCACGTTCTTGTCGCGGGCGATCTCGGTGTCCAGCGTGCCGCCGCGCAGCGAGAACGAGCCGAGCAAGATGGTCTGCACCACGAGCTGCCGCACGACGTACAGGCCCGCGCCCCACGACAGCGCCTTGCCGTAGGCCAAGAGCGAGTCGCCCCAGCCCGTGAACGTGCCCTCCACGGCCTGGCCGACGATGATCGCCACGCCGACGGTCAGGCCGGCGTAGCTGAGCGCTGCGGCCACGTTCCCGCTCTGGATCTCCGCCGCGTCGTCGTATTTGGTGAGCAGCCGGAACAAGAGCACCAGCACGTGCAGCGTGACCTGCGCCAGCGCGAAGAACACCAGCGACAGTCCCAGAGTCTTCAGATCGCTGCCGGCGACGGCGCGCGCCACGATGATGCCGGTGGCTAGCGAGTGGGCGCCGCCGGCGATGCCCGCCGCGATGTTGCCGGCCTCGATCTCGGCGTTCATCCGAGACTTCAGCAGCGCGCGCACGCCCATGCGCGAGGTCACGAAGAACAGCAGGAGCGCCGCGACGCCGAACGCGGACACCCAGATGACGTCGGCCTTCCAGCTCTTCTCCTCCATGCTGCCGGTGGCGATGTTCGCGGCGATCAGGAAGATGCCGAAGACGTCGCCGCCGTGGAGCATCGCGCGGGCAGCGTTGCCCTGCTCCAGGTCCGCTTTCACCGTCTGTTTCGGGGACAGCAGGCGGAGCCCGAGCTGGAACAACAAGAGCAGCACGAGCGTCGCACCGAGCGCGAAGGCGAGGCGGTACAGAGGACTGTCGGGTTGCATTGCGACGGCGAGCTTACCATGGGTCCCGTCCTTGACTCCCGTCGGGCCCGCGGTCGATGCTGGCCGGCGTCGTGGACCGCCCGCCGTTTTCGGCCGCCGAGCTCGGCTCGGTGCTCGCGCCCCTGGCGCAGGCCGAGCCCTTGCCAAAGGCGGCCTACACGGACCCTCGGATCTTCGAGCTGGAGCGAGCTCGACTCTTCGAGCGGACCTGGCTCGCCGTGGGTCGCAGTGAGGAGGTGGAGGCACCCGGCTCCTTCGTGCTCGCGCCCGTCACGGCCGAGGGCGTGCTCGTCGTGAGAGGCGCCGACCTCCGCCTCTACGCGCACTTCAACGTGTGTCGCCATCGCGGAGCGCTCCTGTGTCGAGAGCGAGCCGGGCGCGCCGAGGCGTTCGTGTGTCCGTATCACGCCTGGCGCTACGAGCAGAGCGGGCGCCTGTCCGCCGCGCCGGGCACCGACGGGCTGAGCCACTTTCGGCTGTCGGATCACGGTCTCTCGCCCGTGCGCGTGGCGGAGTGGAAGGGTTTCGTGTTCGTCAACCTGGACGCCGAGGCGGCTCCGCTCGCCGACGCGCTCGCGCCGGTCCCGGCCCACCTCGAGCGCCTGCACCTGGGCCAGCTCCGCCTGGGCCGGCGCGTGGAGCACGAGGTCGCCGCGAACTGGAAGCTCTTGATCGAGAACTTCCAGGAGTCGCACCACTTCCGGACCGTGCACCGCGCGCTCGAGCGCTGGACGCCCTTCGAGCGCTCGTCGAGCTTCATCGCCGACGGCGCCTGGCTCGGCGGCACGATGGAGCTCGTGGACGAGGCCGAGACCGTGTCGCTGGACGGGCAACGGCACGGCCGCCCGCTGCTCGGCGGTACGAGCGAGCTCGATCGGCGCCGCGTCTACGACTATTTCTGCTGGCCGAACCTCTTGTTGAGCGCGCAGCCCGACTACCTCTTGAGCTATCGCGTCTGGCCGCTAGGACCCGCACGGAGCCGCGTGACCGC
It encodes the following:
- a CDS encoding aromatic ring-hydroxylating dioxygenase subunit alpha, giving the protein MDRPPFSAAELGSVLAPLAQAEPLPKAAYTDPRIFELERARLFERTWLAVGRSEEVEAPGSFVLAPVTAEGVLVVRGADLRLYAHFNVCRHRGALLCRERAGRAEAFVCPYHAWRYEQSGRLSAAPGTDGLSHFRLSDHGLSPVRVAEWKGFVFVNLDAEAAPLADALAPVPAHLERLHLGQLRLGRRVEHEVAANWKLLIENFQESHHFRTVHRALERWTPFERSSSFIADGAWLGGTMELVDEAETVSLDGQRHGRPLLGGTSELDRRRVYDYFCWPNLLLSAQPDYLLSYRVWPLGPARSRVTADILFHPAAVVEGFEPSDVYEFWDVTNREDREICESQQIGVASRGYGRGRYATSEDGTHAFDGRIARFYLEQMER
- a CDS encoding DUF350 domain-containing protein, producing MQPDSPLYRLAFALGATLVLLLLFQLGLRLLSPKQTVKADLEQGNAARAMLHGGDVFGIFLIAANIATGSMEEKSWKADVIWVSAFGVAALLLFFVTSRMGVRALLKSRMNAEIEAGNIAAGIAGGAHSLATGIIVARAVAGSDLKTLGLSLVFFALAQVTLHVLVLLFRLLTKYDDAAEIQSGNVAAALSYAGLTVGVAIIVGQAVEGTFTGWGDSLLAYGKALSWGAGLYVVRQLVVQTILLGSFSLRGGTLDTEIARDKNVGMGAIEAMAYVATALMILRIG
- the lon gene encoding endopeptidase La, whose protein sequence is MKILRSGAALPDSPLPVLPLRSGVLFPGSTLAFNVGRPRSLALVLSLHAGDLVLVMSQRRGEVLEPGFADLHPHGTLARVVGVERQNERTYRVTLEGLERFELAELAGVEPFWRGRGRVLEEARDSEAEARLLAEALKREVERTMKDAGGALEQVPSIDGKPGLFADRVAAGLLPDTDKAQELLATADVIKRLELVIQLLAQAKTLTELRSKIDKNVREQFGKKQREAVLREQLSAIRRELGDGDEGGDGERLRKKLGEAELPEEVAKVTERELRRLEAQGGQGPEANVIRTYLEWLADLPWSRRAETTNDLGRISAQLDEDHFGLDDVKKRILEHMAVHKLSGNPRGTILCLVGPPGVGKTSLGQSIADATGRPFVRIALGGARDEAEIRGHRRTYVGALPGRIVHALRKAGKKNPVILLDEIDKLFSGWAGSPEAALLEVLDPEQNKTFTDHYLEVPFDLSEVLFVCTANTLDTLSAPLRDRLEIVELSGYTDPEKLGIAKKHLIPKRMREVGLGDDALILTDGAIGAIAADFTREAGVRQLDRELTRLLRSVALDVARATDSAPLRVRVEAADVGRYLGKPRFSNDVAERTAVPGVATGLAWTPVGGDILFIETSRMPGKGRLEITGKLGDVMKESARAALTYLRSHASELELDVSGLDESDLHLHVPAGAVPKDGPSAGITIFTALASLLSGRSVRADTAMTGEVTLRGRVLPVGGIKAKVLAAHRAGIRRVILPEKNRRDYEEVPAEAQAALEVVFVTDMRDALAAALDAGPARVLLDPGSATTSLSRAS